In Candidatus Hydrogenedentota bacterium, the genomic stretch TTTCCATGCACTTCACTGGAAGCATGAGAGCGGCCGAGAAAAACAAGCACAAGCCGCCGCTCCAGTTCCCACCAGATCGCATTGGACACCCAGATATGGGAAACCGAAGCATGGGGATAGGCGTACATGTCGATATAGCAGATGCCGCCATAGGCAGAGCACAGTTGATCTTGGATACCGCATTGCAGACCGAGCCGTTCAGTCTCCACGCGATGGGCGAGGGCAGCAACTTCATGGGGGGTCAGCCTGCCCGGTGTCAAGAGATCCAGTGCGCCGAGTAAGGCGACGCTAATCGCGGAGGACGTGCCCGTGGAGCATCCCGGCGGTGCGTTAGAAAAGAGATTTACTTCCAAACAGATATCATCGGGAATGTCCATAATATCTAAGCAGGCTTCTAGGAGAGGATGCTTATCGTATTCAATGGGCAGCGGCAGGGCATAGCGTTCCCCAAAATTTTCCGGATGCAAAACGATCTCACGGGATTCGCCTGCACCGCATTTCCGTACGAATATCTGCACTTCCGCATAAGGGTAGACGCCTATATTCAGTACAGCGCCCCGTTCCGCAAACCACGTATCGGTCCATCCGCCTAAGTCGCAGATACGAATGGGGGCAGTAGCGTTAATGATTCTTATCGGTGCATTTGACATGATTAAGCACTCCAGAAGACAGCGCGGTTTATGTGCAAAAAAGCATCAAGTACAAGGGCTTCCCTTGCGCACCGTCGGCATGATTGAAGAAGTAATGGCAATCAATTGACGCGGCGTTACCACAGAGAAGACCAAACATAACATTACAAAGAGGCACGGAGCTAGGAGGCGCCCAACAATACCGAGACTACCATAGTACAGCGGCGCTGCAGATAGCAAAAGGAAAAGCATGGGCTTCACGCAATGCCACAGTTTTACAGGAATGCCGGCACGATGCGTAAAGGCGGCAAGGAGGAAGAAGCCCGCGCCCGAGGCGGCCATGACCGCGGCAGCAGCGCCAACCATGCCAAAATAAGGGATCAGAATTATATCTGCGCCCACAGTAAGCAACATGGTACTCATATTCACGAAGGGAACGGGTACATTGCGGCCCAAAGCGATGAGCATTTTCGCCATCAACCCCGATTGTAAGGCGAGACTCGCAGCAGTCAAGAGCAGTCCGAGGATAGCGGCGTCGGCAAGATAGTCCGCATTGAACAACAACAGTATCAACGGGCGCTGTAGTGCAGTCAAGAGCAGCACAGCGCCATAGCCGAAGAAAGCGGACAGACCTACCGCATGATGGAGGACCCGTGCCGCGCCGGCATGATCGGACACACTGAGTAATTGCGAAATATGGGGCAGATAAGGCACCAATAAAGCGTTCATCACACGGTTCACCAAAACAGGTAACTTCTTCATCATCTCGTAAATGGCTGCGCTGGTAACGCCGGCAAGGGCGGATACGAGCATCGTATCAAAGCGCTGATTAAAAAAGGTCATGAGTTGGTTGAGGTAGAGCGGAAAACTAAAACGTACTTGCTTCAGATAGTCACGCCACCGGACACGAGGCTTGCCATGGACACCCAAGCCCGTCCAAAGCAAGATGAGCGCAATGCCGTAAGACAGTGCCATGACGACGGTGAGCGTTTTTAGCTGACCGCCGCCGCGCCAAATAAAGAGGTATACAAGCACCACTTGTGCGAGTGAAGCAAGGGCAATACCGCCGGCGCGGAAGGCGTAGCGATCAAGACCGGCAAGCATGGCAAGGATCAAATCTCGTAATCCGCCCGCAATAAACAACAGGGGCAGGAAGTGGAGACAACTATGCACGCCCGCCCACGCGCTCGTCTCCGCCTGCGTATCAGGGACAGGGATCACTTGCTGCGCCAAGAGAACCACAGCACCGACGAGGAGCAGCAAAGGGATTTGACCTGCCAAGGCGCTGCCAATAATTTCTTTGCGCCGTGCGGGATTCGCTTCTGCCACGAGTTTGGGCATGGACGAGCTGAGCCCCATTCCCGATGCATAGATGATAAAATCAGAGGTGACGAGGAGCAAAGCGAAGATGCCCACTTGGCTTTGGTCGAGAGCATTCGTAAAGAGCTTGCTGGTTACGAGTAAGGCCGCCATAGAAATGAAGACACTGGCGGCAGATAAGAGCGAACCCTGCACCAGGGTTTTTAATCCTGTCACGGTTCTCTGCGCTTCTTGTCCTTCAATCCTGCTCATTTCTTATTCTTGAGGCTCCGTTTTTTATCAGAAGTGGCGGCTTGTCTTTATTGTAAGAAAGTGCTGTGCTTTGATCCAGCCCGCCAATCATTGCGTTCTGAACTTGCTGAAATCCACAAGACCCAAGTCAACGGTCTTGCCCCAAGCGCCTGCTTCCGATGAATAAAAGGTAAATGCCATGCGGTAGGTAAGGGGATCCGTATGTATAGGGAAACGGATCAAGATATAGCCTGTTTCGGGCCAATTCGTCAGCGAGGGCGTGGGATCGAAACTCCATTGAAAGGCTTGCGGATTATTGTCGGTACCGCTTACCAAGGGTGTACCGTCTCGGGTAGTCGGGATGCCTGCGAGCAGGAGCCGATAATTATTAGACAATCGTTCATGGTTCTCAAAGACGAGAATAAGCATATAGTGATCATCGCTGACGGGATGCATCGCAAATCCGCGGAAGTCAACCTGATCATTGACAGCCGTGCTCTGTCCGGCAGCGTCGATGAGTGCAGTCAACCGTGCGTCAACAGCACTGCACAGCTCCGGCGTCATCTGGGAATAGGCGGCGGAATAACGGAGCCGATAGCTTTCCGCCAGTCCGAGTGCTGTCGCCTCTTGCACCGTCTGCACTTCAGGCAGGGGCGGTGTATTTGTCCGCGCCAGAAGACCAACGAAACGTTCCTCAATCATACCGCTGCGCGGCTCGTGAAAGCGGTCAATCCTTTCGAAGCCCTGATCTTGAAGGCTTTGCATCCACTGCTCTTCCTCTTCTTCCGAGATATCTTCGGTCGTATACGCCACATAATCCACCAAGTCAATAACGGGAAGAATATCTTCGAGCTTTTTGCCCCACCCGTAATGGGTCAACTGCCGATAAGGGATACATTCTTCGGGGATGTCCTTGCGCTGGAAGGGACTGTCAGTCTTAGCCTGTGATGGGAAATGGGCTTCGTCGAAGATCATGCCGCGAATGTTCAAGCGTGCATAGGGCGCTTCCACACCGGAAAAGGGGCGCATCTGTTCTTCTTTCAGCATGGCGAAAAAAAGCCGGTCTTTAAAATTGTCCTGTGTGGGGGCTTCCATACGGCCATAGGAAAAGGAGCCGTGAAGCACGGGCTTGTATAGATACAAACCAAGATCATCGTAGTTACTTTGAAATTCTTGATCCGGGATAATCGGCAATTTGAGTTCCGACCAATCGCCGTAAGCACAAACCGTCAGATTGCCGTATTGGAAGAGAAGCACTGCTAGATAAAGAACCATGGCGGTGCGGCGCAGCCATCTCCAAGGCAGCGTCACAATAGGCAGAGCTGAGCAGAGCGCAAAAACGAAAAGTACCTGCAGCGCATAGCGGGGCGTACCGAAGCGCAGCAGTACGGTAAGAAATACGTAGGTCGACAAGAGCGCAGCAAGCAGTATCCAAGGCACCGGCTGACGGCGAAACCGGCTCAATAGGGGAATCAACACCATGCCTGCGAGGGCGAGAAGGAACATAGGCAAAAAAACGCCATTATTAATGACGAAGACCGGGTAGCGCGCCCACCCTATAACCCGTTGCGGCAAATACCAATCTCTCCCCTTTTCTATCTTCGTTGGTGTAGTTGCCGGCGCGGCACTTTTCGGCGTGTCCACCTTCTCAGTCGCCGCCGCCGAATCAACAGTTGGTTTCTGCGACGATTCCGCGGCAGGCGCTGACGCAGTCATCGCTTCTTTTGTTGCACTTTCTTCTGCCGTCGGTTTTTCTACTGTTGGTACTGGTTTCGTATTCATAAAGGAAATGGCGGAACCCTTCACGCCCTGTTGCGGATTGAACCAATATTGGTAGAATTGACGGCTGTGGGCGAGGTACCACGGACCCGCAAGCATGAGGGTCACCACGACAATCAACAACCCGTGAAGCAGAACGCGGACTTGCGCCTGTCTTCGTGATGCGTTGTCTTTTGAGGATGAGAAGAAAGGTTTCAAGAATCCGGCGCAGAAAATAAGAAAGGCCGGGAAAATATAATAGAGCGGGCTTGTAATCCGTGCGAGCAGTGCCGCAGCGTTGAGTACGCCAAAAAGGAGCGACCAAGGCCGGTTGGAAAAGCCCTCCGACCTGAGCAGTGTATAGAAGACCCACACGATCAGTGCCATGGACAGGTAATCGGTCATGAAAAAACGCGACGCGCTATAGACCATGGGCGTAAAACTAAAGACGGCGGCGCTGAACAACGCATGATAGGGCGCGAGGAAACGGCGGGCGATTAGATAAACACCCACGATGGCGGCAAGAAAAGAAAGGGTGTTGACAAAGGCCATGCGGTCGACGCCATAACCGAGGATATGCGAAAAGAGGGCGCCGAGCACATGCAGCGCTGGCGGGTGGACGGGGTTACCCACTTCTGTCTTAACATGGGCAACAGCCCGAAGCCGCGCGCCGAGTCCACGGGGCCCCTCATGCGGGAAGAGGGCACTGTAATAATCCCGCGCCATAATCATATGAGTTTCTTCATCCGTTTGGATGGCGTGGTTGTCTACATGGAGCCACCAACAATTGGCGAAGAAATGAAAAACGAGCAGCAACAAAAGTAATGCCCGCGTTAGGTTCACAGCATGAAAGAGAGCTTTATTCGACATAAACTATCCAAGAACGGTACCCACGAAAAAGACGCTTTGAAACTTGAAGTATAGCATATCCCATGAGCTGCAAAATGGTTCTTGATCACAGCTGCCGCAGGTATGCGACGCACGCCCTTTCCGGCACAAAAAGGCCGCCGCCTCCATCGGTTAACAGGTTGTGATCCCAATCAGGATATACTAGTTGTTGCCTCTTCCATAGCTGTCATTACTTGGAGTCTTGTTATATCTTATGTTCACGTCTTTACTCATTTTGTTTTCTTCGATACTCCTCCCTGCGCAAACAGTCCTTGTCTCCGGGGAAGATGTCTTCGGTCAGTGCTTGGATACGAATCAAGCCGCATTGGTGACAGCGCCGGCCGCTGAATACGGTCAATTGCCCCTTACCGTGGAATGCCGCGTCCAATTGACCGACGCCAAAGGGTACAATATTCTCGTCGCCCATGAGAGCAAAGCTTCCGCTGCGCACTGGGAATTGTTTACCACTCCCGGCGATGGAAAATTGCACGCCTATACACCCGGCCGCGACCCTGATCATATTCACAGCGACACAGTACTTACCGACGGTAAATGGCACTGGATTGGTTTCGTCTTGGATCGCGACGAAGCCGCGCTCTTTGTCGATGCCGTTGAAGTTGTCCGCATTGCCTCGCATATTCATAAGGAAACGCGCGTCCCCGGTAATTTGGTCATCGGCGGTCTCGTGGAGGGCGGTCTCCACTGCCGAGGCTACATCGATTTGCTCCGTATCTCTTCCGGTGCAACATGGGATCACCCTTTGCCGACAGCGCCCCTGACTGCCAACCCCGCCGTATTAGGCTTATGGAACTTTAATGAGGATGATCCCGCGCGGGACGATTCAGGGCACGACCGTAACGGTGAATTTCGTTTTCGAGAGCCGAAAGAGGATGAAACACCAACCTTGGATATTCCCGGAGGTATGCCCACCGCCTTGCAGCCCTTGCCGGAATCGGAAGATGTCACGCCCTTGCGCGAGATCTTCGCAAAACACGTCCAATCGCTAGACCTGCGTAGCATCGACATCGATACCTTGGAGGATTATGTGCTTCGCCAATGGTCCCATGATTTTCGATGGATCGGCAAAAAAGAATATCCCGAATCACGACCCGGAGGACCTGACCCCGCCACCTTGCGCCGCCAAGTATTCGATGAAAACGCTTTGGTATGGGAATCGGACGACAAAGTCTTGTCCACGGTGTGGCGGCGTGTAGATGCTCTGGTTGCCGCGACGGCGGATGACAACGACACCGAATATCGCGCTTCTCTGCGTCACGATATGGAGCGGCTCCGTAGGGCGTGCAGCAAGGAAAAGCTTGACCCCGATTCGCCGTCATACAAGGCGCTTTATCTTGCGCTCTGTGCATTGCGCCGCCAATGGATGTTGAGCGATCCCGCTCTTGACTTCGACAGTCTCCTATGTGTGGTACGAGGCACCTTCGAAGGCTCGGTGCGCTCCAACCCACAAACCCAAGACGCCCAAGGCGGTCATTTTGTAACCCAGTATTTTGGATTCAATGCGCTGCCCGGCGGCGGACTTTATCGCATAAATAGCTTCAAGACGCGCCCGGAAATTGTGGATATCTTAAAGGACGCCCGAGTTCAAAAGGGCCGCTTGAAAGGACAAATATTGGATTACGGCGCTTTCGCCACACCCGACCTTTCTTACGACGGCAGCAGCATACTCTTTGCTTGGACCGAAAACGAAGATCACCGCTGGATCCATACACAAGAGCGTTGTTTCCATCTGTTTAAAGTGAATACGGACGGTTCCGGATTGATGCAGCTGACCGACGGCGCTTATAATGACTTTGATCCTTGTTGGCTGCCTGACGGCAGGATCGCCTTCGTATCGGAACGGCGCGGCGGTTACATCCGTTGTTTCGACGCCTACCTGAAGGTACCGAGCTTCACCTTGTTTTCCATGGACGAAGACGGCGGCGACATACAGCCCCTCAGTTATTTTGAAACGAGCGAATGGAATCCTTCCGTCAATAATGAAGGACAGCTTGTCTACACGCGATGGGATTATGTGGATCGGGAAAATTGTCTGGGAACACGCTTCTGGATATCTAATCCCGACGGCACCAATCCGCGCGCGCCCCACGGTAATTATCCGCTGCCTTTTCACACCTTCCCTGATCATGTTCCGTGGTCATCGGAACCCGGCCGCGGCAGAGACAGCCGCTTCGGCGCGCCCCTGGTGGAAATGGGTATTCGCGCGGTACCCAACTCGCCGCTCTATATTTTTACTGCCGCCCCGCATCACGGTTCTGTTTACGGTTCCTTGTGCATGCTGGATTTACGGGGTAAGGATGATCATCATATGTCGCAAATTCGGCGCATTACACCGGAAGAGCCCTTTCCCGAAACCGAAATGCCCGGACGACGCCATTACCGTTACGGCACGCCGTGGCCGCTCAATGAGTCCTTGTATCTGTGTAACGAATGGGAAAATATCGTGCTGCTCGATCGCTTCGGCAACAAAGAAATACTCTGCGATCTGCGCGCCATGCCTTGCGCCCACGATGAACGTCTCCGCATCATCAATCCCATTCCCCTCCGCCCCCGAACAACGCCGCCCGCGCTGCCCAAAAATGTGCGCTCCCGTGAAAAGCCTGACGCGCCGCCCGCGACCATCGCCGTCATGGACGTATACAACAGCGACCTCCCCTTCCCGGAAGGAACGCGGATCAAGTGG encodes the following:
- a CDS encoding GHMP kinase; the encoded protein is MSNAPIRIINATAPIRICDLGGWTDTWFAERGAVLNIGVYPYAEVQIFVRKCGAGESREIVLHPENFGERYALPLPIEYDKHPLLEACLDIMDIPDDICLEVNLFSNAPPGCSTGTSSAISVALLGALDLLTPGRLTPHEVAALAHRVETERLGLQCGIQDQLCSAYGGICYIDMYAYPHASVSHIWVSNAIWWELERRLVLVFLGRSHASSEVHGKVIRNFEQNNADKSALEPLRQAARSARDALYQGDFESFGKAMIANTDAQRALHPALVSAEAEALIALAREHGAIGWKVNGAGGEGGSVTLLCGPANEQKRALVRAIPELNPNFQTLPLYLSRFGLRQWECSMKDVKDKGC
- a CDS encoding oligosaccharide flippase family protein; protein product: MSRIEGQEAQRTVTGLKTLVQGSLLSAASVFISMAALLVTSKLFTNALDQSQVGIFALLLVTSDFIIYASGMGLSSSMPKLVAEANPARRKEIIGSALAGQIPLLLLVGAVVLLAQQVIPVPDTQAETSAWAGVHSCLHFLPLLFIAGGLRDLILAMLAGLDRYAFRAGGIALASLAQVVLVYLFIWRGGGQLKTLTVVMALSYGIALILLWTGLGVHGKPRVRWRDYLKQVRFSFPLYLNQLMTFFNQRFDTMLVSALAGVTSAAIYEMMKKLPVLVNRVMNALLVPYLPHISQLLSVSDHAGAARVLHHAVGLSAFFGYGAVLLLTALQRPLILLLFNADYLADAAILGLLLTAASLALQSGLMAKMLIALGRNVPVPFVNMSTMLLTVGADIILIPYFGMVGAAAAVMAASGAGFFLLAAFTHRAGIPVKLWHCVKPMLFLLLSAAPLYYGSLGIVGRLLAPCLFVMLCLVFSVVTPRQLIAITSSIMPTVRKGSPCT